Within the Bacteroidota bacterium genome, the region CAGCATGGTCGGGGCGCAGACGGATGGCTTCGCGGAGAGCGCGCTCAGCCGAGGCATAGCGCGCGAGTTCCATGAGCGTGTTGCCGAGGTTGTAGAATGCCCCTGCATGAGTCGGCGCATGGCGAACGGCCTGCTCGTAGTGCCGGACGGCCTCGCCGAGCGCGCCCGTAGCCTTTAGCACGTTGGCGAGGTTGTAGTGCGCGGGCGCAAACCGCACGTCGAGGCACAGCGCCTTGTGGTAGGCCCGCGCGGCGGCTTCGAGGTCGCCCGACCGCCGCTCGGCCTCGCCGAGGTTGGTGAGCACATCGGGGCGACGCGGCAGCGCGGCGGTAGCCTGGCGGAGGTGCGGGAGCGCAGCGGCAACCTGTCCAGCTTGGGCGAGCGCGAGGCCGAGGAAGTGCGCGGCGTCGGCGTGGCCTGGGACGAGACGAAGTACATCGCGGTAGCGGTCGGCGGCCTGGCGCAAGCGCCCGCGCTGATGAGCCTGCTGCGCCTGCCGGAAGAGGGCGTCGGGATTCATGCCCCGAAACTACACGCCGTGCAGCTTACCTATGCGCACCCCGGACAGGACTCGAACCTGTAACCTGCGGATTAGAAGTCCGCTGCTCTATCCGGTTGAGCTACCGGGGCTTAGAAAGCCACGCGGGCACGCGTCTGTTGTGACGGTGCCCGCGTGGACCTGGTCGGGGTGGCCGGATTTGAACCGACGACCCTCTGCTCCCAAAGCAGATGCGCTACCGGACTGCGCCACACCCCGAGTGTTTTGATACGATGCGTAGAAAGAACAGGTCCGCCGTCATTGTGTCACGAGAAAAATACGCGGCGGCGCTAAGTTGAGCACCCGTTTCAACCGTGCTCGATTCGCCTTGCTATGTCTGACCGCCCCCTCTCCGACGATGTTCGCGCCCTTCAGGTGATCTGGCTCGCCATCGTTGGCGGCGCTGTGCTCGCGGTGGCCGTGCTCTGGTGGGTGGCGGGGCGGTCGGCAAATGCCGCGCCGATGGCTGAGTCGGCAGATGTGCTCTTTATGCTCAATGCGCTGGCGAGCGTCGGGGCCATCGTGGTCGGGTTCGCGCTGCAGCGGATGATTCCGGCCCGGGTGATGTCGCGAGACACCGAGGAGGCAGCGTTCGGTCAGGTGCGCGCGCTGGGGATCGCCTCGGTCGCGGTCATGGAGGCATCGGCGCTGACGGCGGGCGTGGCGGCGTTTCTGACAGGCAACGCGCTCAACCTCGCCTTTGTCTTGCCGTTTCTGGCGTTCGCGGCGCTGTTCTTCCCGTCGGGTGCGCGCGTAGCCAGCCTAATGCGACGCTAGCGGGGGTCGCCCGCTGACCAGGGGCCGCCCGCTGACCAGATCGAAGGACCCGCGACCCGCCTACTGGGCCTTGGCGGCGGCGAGCTCGTCCTTCACCTGGCTGGCTTCGACCATCTTGGTGCGGAACTCGTAGGAGCCGTTCTGCTTCTTCGACGCGACGATGATCTTGGCCATCTGCTTAGCGTCGGCGCCGGCACCACGGTTGGTGCGCTGGTTCTTGGAGACTTTCTTCGCCATGGGTCTGACCTCTGGGAGTCTAGAGCGTGGACGCGAGCGAGCAGGGGGCTACTTGATCTCGCGGTGGAGCGTGTGCTTGCGGAGCTTCGCGTTGTACTTCTTGAGCTCCATCCGCCCGGTGGTGTTCCGGCGGTTCTTGGTGGTCGCGTAGCGCGACGTGCCCGGCGCCTCGGTGCATTCGAGGATGACCTTGATGCGGGCTTCTTTGCCTTTCGCCATCGGTCTGGGGGGGTTACGGTGTGGTCTGAAGGGGATAGCGGGGTGCGCGTTAGACGCGGACGCCTTGCTTGCGCGCTTCGGCGAGAACGGCCGAGATGCCCTTCTTGTTGATCGTCTTGATGGTCTGCGCGGTGACGCGGAGCGTGATCCAGCGGTCTTCTTCGGGAATGTAGAAGCGCTTCTTCTGGAGGTTCACGTTGAAGCGGCGGCGCACCTTATTGTGAGCGTGGGAGACGTGGTTGCCCGACATCGGTCCCTTGCCCGTGAGCTGATCTCTGCGTGCCATGAGCGTGGCCGTCGAGTGATATGAACGGAATGGTGACAGCCTTCCAAAATAGAGGCTGGCCGCGCCGCGCCCAAACGGAATCCGGTCCAAAGCGGCGAAGGACGTGTTAATAGCGATGCCCTAGCTCCGGGTTCCTCGAAGGAATGGTGAGGGAGAAGCAGCCCGCGGCTCGCTTGCTGCACGCCCCGTAGCCCGTCTCCCCGTAGCCCGTCTCCCCGTAGCCCGTCTACACGGGGCGCCTGGCACACCTTTCGGACACATCGGCGCGAACCTCGGGGAATCCTTATCGGTTTGCCCCGAGCCTCCTTCCTGTTTCTGCCCGCATGCTACACGCTCTCTGGTCTCGGTTCTCCGACCTCGCCCGGTTCTACGCGAAGGGGCTGGGCACGCGGCTGCGCAACCCGTATGTGTTGCTCTTGGCGCAGGCGATTGCCTTCAAGGTGCTCGTCACGATCCTCCCGCTGCTCGTGCTCGGGACGGGCATCTTTGGTCTCGTGCTGCGGCAGGACGACCCCTTCGACACGGTCTCGCGCTTCCTCGGCTCGTTTCTGCCGAACTACCAGAGCGACACGCTCTTTCAACTGCTCGGGCAGCTTCAGCGGGCTGGCAGCACCATCACCATCGTCGGCGGCATCGGGCTATTTCTGACCGTGCTGACGCTCTTCAGCGCACTGCGCATCGTGATTGCGGGCGCGTTTGGGGGCGAGCGGCACGAGCAGCGCTCGTTCCTCGGCGGCTACCTCTTCGACCTGCGGATGATCGGCCAGGTGGCGCTGCTGTTCCTGCTCTCGTTCGGCCTGACGGTGGGCATGCGCGTGGCGATGGCACGCTCGGAGGCCCTCGCTGCGGAGAACGGCCTCGACGCGGCGCTGGTCTCCCAGGGCTGGGAGTTCATCTTCGGCGTGGCGGCGTGGCTCGTCCCGTTCGCGCTCTCGCTGGCGATGTACACGCAGCTCTACTACTTCATCCCGAAGCCGAAGCCACCCTCGCGCAGCGCCTTCACAGGGGCCCTCTTCGCAGCACTGCTCTTCGAAGGAGCGAAAAACCTCTTCGCCTACTACGCCGTCTACGTGGGCCGCTTCGATCGGTACGAGGCCCCG harbors:
- the rpmG gene encoding 50S ribosomal protein L33, with translation MAKGKEARIKVILECTEAPGTSRYATTKNRRNTTGRMELKKYNAKLRKHTLHREIK
- the rpmB gene encoding 50S ribosomal protein L28; the encoded protein is MARRDQLTGKGPMSGNHVSHAHNKVRRRFNVNLQKKRFYIPEEDRWITLRVTAQTIKTINKKGISAVLAEARKQGVRV
- a CDS encoding YihY/virulence factor BrkB family protein, translated to MLHALWSRFSDLARFYAKGLGTRLRNPYVLLLAQAIAFKVLVTILPLLVLGTGIFGLVLRQDDPFDTVSRFLGSFLPNYQSDTLFQLLGQLQRAGSTITIVGGIGLFLTVLTLFSALRIVIAGAFGGERHEQRSFLGGYLFDLRMIGQVALLFLLSFGLTVGMRVAMARSEALAAENGLDAALVSQGWEFIFGVAAWLVPFALSLAMYTQLYYFIPKPKPPSRSAFTGALFAALLFEGAKNLFAYYAVYVGRFDRYEAPNQTEIVENLGGESAAGASDALISLGGVFGLILALVFWVYLSSLILILGAMVAAVHEERTGPRRSLLRRVLQQRISRRRTAASEPSDDAEDDAANDPPSSEAPTNTQDNEAHVGSSPTPHPAER